The Astatotilapia calliptera chromosome 4, fAstCal1.2, whole genome shotgun sequence genome segment ACACATTATGTTTACGGAGCACATCGCCCAGAGGGAGCAAGTACAGAATAAACAACAGGGGGCCTAGTATGGACCCCTGAGGTACGCCACAGGTTAAAGGAGCTCTGGGAGATGACAGTTCACCAAGGTGAACAGAAAAACTCCTATTATTCAAATAGGACTGGAAAAACTTTAAGACAGTGCCCTTTAAACCGACACAATGTTGAAGGCGGGATAGCAGTATGTTGTGATCAACAGTGTCGAAGGCTGCTGTCAGGTCCAGGGTTACTAAGACAGCAGCACAACCAGAGTCAACAGTTAAAagcaaatcattaaaaactctcagAAGGGCGGTTTCTGTGCTATGCCGAGCTctaaaaccagactggaactTCTCATAGAGAAGGGGATTGATCTCTTTGTGCACCTCTTTTAGTGCTGCTACTATTCTTAGATCACACCATAGGTGTCTTGTTCTGCACGCTTGCACCCTCCATCTTCAAATTATCCATCTACTTCAAACCTGTGGCATAGAGCAAACAGTCATATCTGTGTCAGACTGATCAGACGTTCACCAGTCATTAGAGCCAAGTCTGCAACTCAGAAGACACTTTCAAACATTGGAAGATGTCTTCCATGTCAAAGCCTGAGTGCAACCAGAAGCATGCTCATTTCTGTGGTGCTGCATGGAGAAATCCTTCAATAATCAGAAATCAGGATATTTCCTGATCTGTGGCACTTTGGCACTTGTTGTGCCATCATGCTGCTTAGGGCAATATTGTTCTTCACTACCTGCAGTACTTGCCTCATTTGCATCCCTGCTTCACCAAAGTGAACTTGTACTTGAAGCATTGCTTCAGTGGAGGAGATCTAGTGCAAGAGTTATGTTAGACCAGGACTTCCATGGAGTGATCTAAAATAGGCAGCATTTCTGCAAAAAGAAAGGTCACCTTGAAGCCAACTGTGACCAAATTTAAATCTTTTTGCTTTATGGATGTTTACACTGACTCAACATTTATTCTTCTTTGCTAAGGAATCAACTTTCATGTACGCTATTACTGCACGTGTTGAGTCTTAGTTGATATGTGGTTAATCTCATTCTATAAACTGTTTATCCAACAAAAATTAATCTGCCATTCATCATCCATCTCATATGCCCCCCACCCCGCACCCTGGCATATACGCTCAGGCAGGAAGCAATGTGTGTCCAGCCTCCAGAGCCTGGTGTGTTGGTACCAGCAGCACTCGCACTCTTGCCCACACGAGCCCCAGCTTAGAGCTCTAGAGACCCAGTCCAACTTCTCCACCACTGCAGTCTGGCAATGTGAAGGCAACCACTCGTTTGTGCAATACCTTTTCTCACCTCTGGGGGAGGCAAGTGACTCTGAGCATGAGGAGGGAGTGAACAGGGACAGCGATGGAGAGTGTGCAGTCAAAACAGACGTGTCTGTAGCAAAAAACATAGTAAGCCGGAAGAGAAGGAAGGAGGCTCACAGACAGTTGAAAGGTGTGTAGAATCGTACTgtaagtgtttgttttgttgtgtagaCTTCAGTAAATCCTACATTTCTTAATGACCAACTTGCCCTTTTattaatcattttctttttgtagacGTGGGAGAAAATGTGGATGTTTCTGAGGAACATCAGGAAGCTGTAAGCCAGGTAGAAGAGGTTGTAGTTCCAACCCCTGAAGCCAGCGTACTGGCCTCTTCCAAGGATGCTCCGCTGACAGGGCAGCCTATCTGGGAAGTGGAGATGGTGCGACAGCAAGGCTCCCTCACAGCGGCTTTTCACTCCGTCcccacagaggaagaggaggagactgAAGATCTGAGGCAAGGTAAGGATGGAGGGGAAGAAGAACGCCTCACAGAAGAGGAAGTCAGGACTGTTAGGCACGATTACGAGTGCGTTATGACGGCATCCTTAGCTGATGAACTTGACAAGTCTGATGAGGACTTGGTGCTGTCGCAGAGCTTGAGTGGCTCAGTGCGCCTGAGTGCTCAGACAGAACTGTCAGTCCCACCGACCATGCAGGTCCAAGAGCAGAGCGAACTGTTTGAGCCTCAGACTCTGCAAACGGTGGTGACCggctgtgagattcctgaccaGAGGACGGCTTTGGAGGGCTCACAGGTAGGTAAACGAGTATCTCACAGAAATAAGACTGCAGGAGGAGTGTGTTACTCTTTTTCATAAACTACATTTCCCATCGTTCCTAGTTAATTATCATCACTGGCCCCAGCTACGAAGCCCTGGCATCCGAGGGAATCCAACTCAACATGGGAGGCGGAAATGTGGAGGAAGTCACCTGCACCGTCATTGGGGGCGTCACCTACAACCAGGTGTGCACGGCTGACTCGAAAATCAGAAcagcagaggatgaggactcCATGACAGGTGCGCTACTTTGGAACTCGAAATTTCTGGACTTTGAGATGAAATGTTCCTATATCTGTCAGTCTTTTGATGATCATTTGATACTCAAAGTGTTCAGTCTTATTGTAATAAATAAAGCATAATTAAAATTATCTGATGTTTTAtgtttgaaatgtaacatttgttGCTAAAAAATGAGCATAAAAGCTCTGAAGAAGTTTTGAAGTTGTAAGTTGTTGTAAGTTcctaataaaaacacagcaattaaatattaaaatattcaacTGTGCGCATCTTGAAAACTGTAAGCATTTTGTGAAAGTTTAGGTTCTATTAGGAATCACATCCATTCTGGGAATGATTTCCACTTTTAAAAGATGCTTACAGTAATCGGCTTCACTAAGTCTGCTGGCTGACTCTGTGAGAGACTGTCACATGTCCATAACTGACATCACTGGACATGCAATAAAGtgcctctttttgttttgggtttattTAGTGTCAGCAAACTCCAGAGAAGTATATTTATATAGATTTGAATCATACCTGTTTCATGTAAACATCCCGTCCATTGATTTCCatgtgaataaaacacagaacttGAATGTTATGATATGTTCGTGCTACTGAGATGTGTCAATTCAAGTTATATAAGCATATATTTGATTATGTTTATATAAATTTATATAAATTCATGCCAGTGTATATATGTCTAAATCACATGCATTTTAGCGCCACTGCTCGCAGTGGGCATGAACtttgtaaaacaggaagttctaGATTACCTGTGTGAATCCCTTTTGCTCTCCTGCAACATGCAGCACCAGTCTGATAGTTTCTGACTAAATCCAGCCAACACCTAATACCAAGAAAGAGTAGCTGAGTGTAATGTGCACtgatttgcattttgttttctttacactTTGGATATTGACTTAAATGATTTGAATTTTCTTCCCAGCACTCAGATTTGACTAATGGGAGTCTTTATGTTTTCTCTAAAAGAATTTACTTGTCGTTTCCCTGCAGGTATGACTGACAAACAACTGCTGCAGCCCAGTGTTGACACTTTGGAGCTGGGCAGTGACAGACAGCTGCAGAGGAGTCTGAGCAGGTTTGAGACTCACGTACTCAACATCATCTTAAAAGCAAATAGAGAATTCCATTGTCATCAGGTCACTGTTTTAAGTTGGTCTCCTTAGTGTGCCGCTCAGTCCACTGTGCCCCTTTTTGCAATGTCAGGTCAAAGAGAAGCAGACGAGGCCCGGTGATCGAGGCTGATGGGATGCTCAAGATGTTCCACTGTCCGTACGAGGGTTGCAGTCAAGTCTATGTAGCAATTAGCAGCTTTCAGGTAAAGTTAATTAGTCGTGCTCTGCATTtgagctttttctgtttctacaCGCGAGCTCTAAATGTCTGCTCTCTGTAGAATCACGTGAACCTAGTTCACAGGAAAGGAAGGACAAAGGTTTGCCCCCACCCTGGCTGTGGAAAGAAATTCTACCTGTCGAACCATCTGCATCGCCACATGATCATCCATTCTGGTGAGTTCGCAAAAGACACCCCTGTGTATTGCCTGCGTGTTATCCGCATATACTTCCAAATGTAAACATGAATCTTCCTACAGGCGTTAGAGATTTTATCTGTGAGACTTGTGGAAAGTCATTTAAACGCAAAAATCACCTGGAGGTTCACAGGCGGACGCACACAGGAGAAACACCACTCCAGTAAGTTACTAATGCTTCAAACAGATCCTATTGTTACTCTTTTTAGTAATTAAACACTGAGAAGTTCAGATCACTGTTGCTTTATATTGGAATTAAAATGTGGAGCAATTGTTGAGTCACTAGTCTCTCTGGGAGCTAAATTTATTACATGGCCCCAAATATTAACATTCTCACATACATCTTGTCACCCACGTCATCGTCATCATCTGTCAGATGTGAAATCTGTGGCTACCAGTGTCGCCAGCGCGCATCCCTGAACTGGCACATGAAGAAACACACTCCAGAGGCCCACTACAACTTCACCTGTGAGTTCTGTGACAAGAGGTTCGAGAAGCTGGACAGTGTCAAATTCCACAAGTTAAAGAGTCACCCAGACAAGCAGGCAACCTGAGGTTCATAAACATTACTGGCTGGACACCTCCGAGACCAAAGGAAGTCTtccagtgaagagagagactttgCCGCGTCTGTATTGCCTTGCACGTCCAGGGCAATGAACATCAGCCGTGTTCTTACAGGCTGAGGATGAAGGCAGGAGTGATTTGGACTAACAGCTGTGCAGGACGCATGCTGTGTCAGAGGCTAATTTCCTCATTTGGTAAAGAGTGATTCCTAAATATTTCAAGCAACTGTTCACATACCAGACTTGGCAAAATCAGTCAGAATtaatttgatatgttttctgtttttgttttgtttttcaggacaATTTCCgatattaaaaaagaagaagtgattAAACATAGCTGTAAACATTAGCAAGGCTCGTTAACTAGCTTGCTAGTAACTGTTGCTTTCTGAGCTGGTTGTGCTTTGTTacatgttcatttttatttggggTTACAGATTAAGTAAAAGAACCGGTCACATTCATGACCAGCCCACACACCGTGTAGTATTTCCCCACTCTGTGGGAACCAATTCAGAATGCTTCTAGATCTGAGATTTGGCTAATTATTTTCAGCAACCATATTTGTTCCCTCTGGTGTGAGCAGACAGTCGTGTAATAGTAAATGTTTTTGTAGGCTCTGGAAAGTGTCCTGCAGTTACATAAAGGGCATattgaaaacatacaaaaaaaatgtattttttcatgTGTAACCATGAAGATCTCTGTTTCCTTaaacaattcagttcagtttcatttatacaATGCTAAATCCCAAAAGCTGTCACCTTAAGGTGCTTTAAATAGTAAAGTCAATATAAAGTCCAGCAATCCGACGACCCCatataagcaagcactttgcaaaagtgggaaggaaaaactctgttttaacaggacgaaacctccagcagaaccaggctcagggaggggcagccagcTTTAACTGGTTGTGGGTGAGTGggaaacaggacaaaagacactaATGGCATAGAGCTAAAAGGTCAAAGTAGTGCATCACGGGAAGCCTCCTGGAGCTTAGGTTTATCACAGCTTAACTAAGGGATGGTTCATTGTGACGAGCCCTAGTTTATAAGCtttatgaaaaaggaaaatttgGGTTGCTCTGGACAAAAATACTTCATTGGTTTCTCGGCTTTGCCCGTTAAAAAGCAAGATCCTCAGCTGATTTTAATATAGCTAAACTCAAATTTGCAGTCCTTTTCCGAAGCACCATTGCTACGTTTGAATCGATCCCTGGAAGTCTCATTCTGACCACTTACATCTGTGCTCCTGGTAAAATCGACTTTCGTGTCAAAATGACTAAGAAAGTACTTTCAGTTCCTTTGGTATTTTCCA includes the following:
- the znf653 gene encoding zinc finger protein 653, which encodes MAKMAHQLAEVEAPLDTNQAGEQGKGVLRRCRGRPRLTDSDRAQRRLESRKKYDVRRVYLGESHKLWSDLRRRTGLSDAGLAEYLILLNSTYGEKYQQKYCGKKIAPEVSAKQKRGRKQCVSSLQSLVCWYQQHSHSCPHEPQLRALETQSNFSTTAVWQCEGNHSFVQYLFSPLGEASDSEHEEGVNRDSDGECAVKTDVSVAKNIVSRKRRKEAHRQLKDVGENVDVSEEHQEAVSQVEEVVVPTPEASVLASSKDAPLTGQPIWEVEMVRQQGSLTAAFHSVPTEEEEETEDLRQGKDGGEEERLTEEEVRTVRHDYECVMTASLADELDKSDEDLVLSQSLSGSVRLSAQTELSVPPTMQVQEQSELFEPQTLQTVVTGCEIPDQRTALEGSQLIIITGPSYEALASEGIQLNMGGGNVEEVTCTVIGGVTYNQVCTADSKIRTAEDEDSMTGMTDKQLLQPSVDTLELGSDRQLQRSLSRSKRSRRGPVIEADGMLKMFHCPYEGCSQVYVAISSFQNHVNLVHRKGRTKVCPHPGCGKKFYLSNHLHRHMIIHSGVRDFICETCGKSFKRKNHLEVHRRTHTGETPLQCEICGYQCRQRASLNWHMKKHTPEAHYNFTCEFCDKRFEKLDSVKFHKLKSHPDKQAT